A stretch of Halodesulfovibrio sp. MK-HDV DNA encodes these proteins:
- a CDS encoding response regulator produces MNTPRVLVVDDELSFRLFLKTLFETSGMRVESARNGSEGYDKARANKPSLIVLDVMMPEWGGINMYRKIRTTPELANVPVVMLSAVAPEGFAHALNMIGISETELAPPEAYVEKPPSPDKLLAIVRGLLNQSVSE; encoded by the coding sequence ATGAATACACCGCGCGTACTTGTAGTAGATGACGAACTCAGTTTCAGGCTGTTCTTAAAGACGCTGTTCGAAACAAGTGGCATGCGGGTAGAAAGTGCCCGTAACGGCAGTGAAGGTTACGATAAAGCGCGCGCTAACAAGCCATCTTTAATCGTACTTGATGTGATGATGCCCGAATGGGGCGGAATCAATATGTACCGAAAAATTAGAACAACGCCGGAACTGGCAAATGTGCCGGTAGTGATGCTTTCTGCGGTAGCTCCAGAGGGTTTTGCCCACGCTCTTAACATGATAGGTATATCGGAAACGGAACTCGCACCGCCCGAAGCCTATGTGGAAAAGCCCCCGAGCCCTGATAAGCTTCTCGCTATCGTACGTGGTCTGCTGAACCAAAGTGTTTCCGAATAA
- the divK gene encoding DVU0259 family response regulator domain-containing protein produces MPHKVLVIDDDPYIVKYLIDILTDNGYATCSASNGAEGIEVLKREKPDLVTLDLEMPEEWGPRFYRKMAKEPGFENTPVIVISGLPGIHLAIKNAVASLKKPFDPKALLEIIKSALADKD; encoded by the coding sequence ATGCCACATAAAGTCCTTGTCATTGATGACGATCCATATATTGTTAAATACCTTATCGATATTTTAACCGATAATGGCTACGCAACATGCTCAGCTTCTAATGGTGCCGAAGGTATCGAAGTGCTGAAGCGCGAAAAACCAGATCTCGTAACTCTTGATCTGGAAATGCCGGAAGAATGGGGCCCACGCTTTTACCGCAAAATGGCAAAAGAACCAGGCTTCGAAAATACTCCGGTTATCGTAATCAGCGGTCTGCCAGGTATCCATCTCGCTATCAAAAACGCTGTCGCGTCGCTGAAAAAACCTTTCGATCCTAAGGCACTGCTTGAAATTATCAAAAGTGCGCTGGCTGACAAAGATTAA